One Chloroflexota bacterium DNA segment encodes these proteins:
- a CDS encoding RsmD family RNA methyltransferase, with amino-acid sequence MSDSEAQQPHRRNQLNDLSGREWLYATRSIALTGTPPTPLNDLTTEEWAAWSAPILASAYPTRGPASAAHHIRKAHPSPKPPALLSEIIRFFTKPNGWVLDPFAGVGGTLLACAQTQRQAIGIELSPQYIDLYGQAADALNVARLPVLQGDAREVLNSPTIQQQRFDLVLTDPPYSSMLSRARTGQRRKQGNGAATPFTDDPADLGNVDYPTFLRELTTIVAQTLQPLRVGGHLVLFVKDLQPTSEHHNMLHADIVSALYQLSQLRYRGYRIWYDQSAMLYPFGYPYSFVANQVHQFLLIFQKQAEGEL; translated from the coding sequence ATGAGCGATTCAGAAGCGCAACAGCCCCACCGTCGCAACCAGTTAAACGATTTATCGGGGCGCGAGTGGCTCTATGCAACGCGTTCGATTGCGCTAACTGGCACGCCACCAACGCCGCTCAACGATTTGACGACCGAAGAATGGGCAGCTTGGTCAGCCCCAATTTTAGCTAGTGCCTACCCAACCCGTGGCCCTGCTTCGGCAGCCCATCATATTCGCAAAGCTCATCCATCGCCTAAACCACCAGCCTTGCTCAGCGAAATTATTCGTTTTTTTACCAAGCCCAACGGTTGGGTGCTCGACCCATTTGCTGGGGTTGGTGGCACGCTGCTGGCTTGTGCCCAAACCCAACGCCAAGCAATCGGCATCGAATTATCGCCGCAATATATCGATTTGTATGGACAGGCGGCTGATGCGCTGAATGTGGCTCGTTTGCCTGTCTTGCAAGGCGATGCCCGCGAAGTGCTCAACAGCCCAACTATTCAACAACAACGCTTTGATTTAGTTTTGACCGACCCGCCCTATAGTTCAATGCTTAGTCGAGCGCGGACTGGTCAGCGTCGCAAACAGGGCAACGGCGCAGCCACGCCCTTCACCGATGATCCCGCCGATCTTGGCAATGTCGATTATCCAACCTTTCTGCGTGAATTGACCACGATTGTGGCGCAAACCTTGCAACCATTACGGGTTGGCGGCCATTTGGTGTTGTTTGTCAAAGATCTGCAACCAACCTCAGAGCATCATAACATGCTCCATGCCGATATTGTGTCAGCGTTGTATCAATTATCGCAGCTCCGCTATCGTGGCTATCGCATCTGGTACGATCAAAGTGCAATGCTCTATCCATTTGGCTATCCCTATAGTTTTGTCGCCAATCAGGTCCATCAATTTTTGTTAATTTTTCAGAAGCAAGCAGAGGGCGAATTATGA
- a CDS encoding DUF3467 domain-containing protein → MSDQSSRAAYANQVQISGSPYDFTIDFACVEDVRNNTASVQPVARIMMSPQHTKVLALMLLKHVAAYEHAIGVIELPTALLNDMKLGNLEHFISQVNLNE, encoded by the coding sequence ATGAGCGACCAATCATCACGAGCAGCGTATGCTAATCAAGTACAAATTAGCGGCAGTCCTTACGATTTTACAATCGATTTTGCTTGTGTCGAAGATGTTCGCAATAATACTGCCAGTGTTCAGCCAGTCGCGCGAATTATGATGAGTCCGCAACATACCAAAGTGTTGGCGTTGATGTTACTCAAACATGTGGCGGCCTATGAGCATGCCATTGGCGTAATCGAATTACCAACAGCTTTGCTCAACGATATGAAACTGGGTAACTTAGAACATTTCATCAGCCAAGTCAATCTCAACGAATAA
- a CDS encoding sirohydrochlorin chelatase, whose product MQALLIIGHGSLLAASGATMLRLAARLRERGVAQLAGAGFLNYSQPDLAQATARLVAQGATAISVLPYFLIDGYFVQVSLRQQVEQIAANYPDVAFAMAPAFGEHPALAQLVQKRADQAWPELDYAQAGLLVMVHGSPRPASNAPIVAVAERVRQATPWAAVQVCFMDLNEPSIADALDRLVAQGLEQIVAVPYFIQFGSHVREDLPEIIQAGRERNAHATIVLAQHLDYDELLIDVLTDRAAERRPIINLG is encoded by the coding sequence ATGCAAGCACTATTGATTATTGGTCATGGGAGTTTATTGGCGGCTTCGGGCGCAACCATGCTACGTTTGGCCGCGCGACTGCGTGAACGGGGTGTTGCCCAATTGGCGGGAGCAGGCTTTCTCAATTATAGCCAACCCGATCTGGCCCAAGCAACTGCTCGTTTGGTAGCGCAAGGCGCAACTGCAATTAGCGTCTTGCCCTATTTTTTGATCGATGGCTATTTTGTCCAAGTGAGTTTACGCCAACAAGTTGAGCAGATTGCCGCCAATTATCCTGATGTGGCTTTTGCTATGGCCCCAGCGTTTGGCGAACACCCCGCCTTGGCCCAACTTGTGCAAAAACGGGCTGATCAAGCATGGCCTGAATTAGATTATGCCCAGGCTGGCTTGTTGGTGATGGTGCATGGTAGCCCACGCCCAGCCTCGAATGCACCGATTGTGGCAGTTGCTGAACGGGTACGCCAAGCAACACCTTGGGCGGCAGTACAGGTCTGTTTTATGGATTTGAACGAGCCAAGTATCGCAGATGCACTTGATAGGCTGGTTGCCCAAGGTTTGGAGCAAATTGTAGCCGTGCCCTATTTTATTCAATTTGGCAGCCATGTGCGCGAAGATCTGCCCGAAATTATTCAGGCAGGCCGTGAACGCAATGCTCATGCCACAATTGTGTTAGCGCAGCATCTCGATTACGACGAATTATTGATCGATGTACTAACCGATCGGGCAGCTGAGCGCCGACCTATTATCAATCTTGGATGA
- the nfi gene encoding deoxyribonuclease V (cleaves DNA at apurinic or apyrimidinic sites), with protein MSRFPNSQVHRWDLTPEQAIELQLQLRDQVRLVDDFAQPLQTVAGVDAAFEDDGATTRAAIVTLGFPTLQPIEKTLVRRPTTFPYIPGLLSFREIPAVLAALEQLQQLPAVLLCDGMGVMHPRRFGIAAHLGVLTNLPTIGVGKSYLCGTHEPVPDQQGAWVPVYDAGEQIGAVVRTRVGTKPLYISPGHRVSHATAVDLVLRCTTKYRLPETTRHADQLSKDKANNGGLQLP; from the coding sequence ATGAGTCGTTTTCCAAATAGCCAAGTGCATCGCTGGGATTTAACGCCTGAGCAAGCGATCGAGCTACAACTGCAACTACGCGATCAAGTGCGTTTAGTCGATGATTTTGCCCAGCCACTTCAAACGGTGGCTGGCGTTGATGCTGCCTTTGAAGATGATGGCGCAACGACGCGGGCGGCAATCGTGACCTTGGGTTTTCCAACGCTTCAACCAATCGAAAAAACCTTAGTTCGTCGCCCAACCACATTTCCTTATATTCCTGGCTTATTATCGTTTCGCGAAATTCCGGCAGTGTTGGCGGCCTTGGAGCAATTACAGCAGTTGCCCGCTGTGTTGTTATGCGATGGGATGGGCGTTATGCACCCTCGTCGTTTTGGTATTGCTGCTCACTTGGGTGTTTTGACCAACTTACCAACGATTGGCGTTGGCAAAAGTTATTTATGCGGAACCCACGAACCAGTGCCCGATCAGCAAGGCGCGTGGGTTCCCGTCTATGATGCTGGTGAACAGATTGGGGCGGTTGTACGAACGCGAGTTGGCACAAAGCCACTCTACATCTCGCCTGGTCATCGCGTGAGCCATGCCACGGCTGTTGATTTAGTGTTGCGTTGTACAACCAAATATCGATTGCCCGAAACCACCCGCCACGCCGACCAGCTTTCCAAAGATAAAGCCAACAATGGCGGCCTGCAATTGCCCTAA
- a CDS encoding dipeptide epimerase: MPTTIQAISAEAINLPLTEPFAIASGAQAVAANVLVKVQLADGTLGLGEAAPFPAVSGETQAGTIAAIERLQRHLLGADVRAWRKLAATLDHAEHEAAAARCGLEMAILDALTRHYHMPLHVFFGGVSKQLETDMTITAGDEVHAAASAKAILARGIKSIKVKTAGVDVAYDLARLRAIHQAAPTAPLIVDGNCGYDVERALAFCAACKAESIPMVLFEQPLPREDWAGMAQVTAQSGFAVAADESARSAYDVLRIAREGTASVINIKLMKAGVAEGLKMIAIAQAAGLGLMIGGMVESILAMSFSANLAAGNGGFDFIDLDTPLFIAEHPFVGGFAQTGGTLQLADVAGHGVDLA, translated from the coding sequence ATGCCGACGACGATTCAAGCCATCAGTGCCGAAGCGATTAATTTGCCTTTGACCGAGCCGTTTGCAATTGCCAGTGGGGCGCAAGCGGTCGCCGCCAATGTTTTAGTCAAAGTTCAGTTGGCTGATGGCACGCTTGGTTTAGGCGAGGCGGCTCCTTTTCCAGCGGTTAGCGGCGAAACCCAGGCTGGCACAATCGCCGCGATTGAGCGCTTGCAACGCCATTTGCTGGGAGCCGATGTGCGTGCATGGCGCAAACTAGCGGCCACACTTGATCATGCTGAACATGAGGCTGCCGCCGCTCGTTGTGGCCTTGAAATGGCCATACTCGATGCGCTAACTCGCCACTATCACATGCCATTACACGTATTTTTTGGCGGCGTGAGCAAGCAACTTGAAACTGACATGACGATTACCGCAGGTGATGAGGTGCATGCGGCGGCCTCAGCCAAGGCGATTCTTGCCCGTGGCATCAAATCGATCAAAGTTAAAACGGCTGGGGTTGATGTGGCCTATGATTTGGCGCGGCTGCGGGCAATTCATCAAGCAGCGCCCACCGCACCATTAATTGTTGATGGCAATTGTGGCTATGATGTTGAGCGGGCACTAGCTTTTTGCGCCGCCTGCAAGGCCGAGTCAATTCCGATGGTGTTGTTTGAGCAACCGTTGCCACGTGAGGATTGGGCAGGCATGGCCCAAGTTACTGCTCAATCAGGCTTTGCGGTGGCCGCCGATGAATCGGCACGTTCGGCTTACGATGTGCTACGGATTGCCCGCGAAGGTACAGCCTCGGTGATTAACATTAAATTGATGAAGGCTGGTGTAGCTGAAGGCTTGAAGATGATTGCAATTGCCCAAGCAGCTGGCTTGGGCTTGATGATTGGCGGCATGGTTGAAAGTATTTTGGCCATGAGCTTTTCGGCCAATCTGGCGGCTGGTAATGGCGGCTTCGATTTTATCGATCTTGATACGCCATTATTTATTGCTGAACACCCGTTTGTTGGTGGCTTTGCCCAAACTGGCGGAACCCTGCAATTAGCCGATGTCGCAGGCCATGGCGTAGATTTAGCCTAG
- a CDS encoding tetratricopeptide repeat protein: MSILEPTIQQPNLDWQLYYQQCHQRFLNYWLNFVLENPRDLAAFELDADNIYNALATAYNENHSQFLASAAAFSYFIEYSSDIERRHNLSNWAVEATQTSNDHQSAASVLLYAGRLATFSKSYAVAMNYFEQGLQRARQAQSRLIEASLLNDLGASAINQGFYDQAYAYLEQALEIAQAHQDNELIADILVKRGAAYSNRGAYDAALADLQVALAAARLTNYIDVIGKALALLGTVETNRGNYSAAKAYFSEGLTICRQLNIPERMSELLNNLGVICMRQGLDDQAEAYLNEAFEIARSQGQQERMSFLLVYLGSISNHKGAYEQASQQLNQSLALARQVGNQLIIAFSQGHLSETLRRQAKYAEALDVANAGYSIATSLNIPLIICLYLHNFAELGLVQADYGLALEKFQQGYEQANAIGLKEWQGLMGYGLARTYLAQAQPEQALEFGQASLAILQAIGHRRTNEVQAWVAQLTPL; this comes from the coding sequence ATGAGCATTCTTGAACCAACCATCCAACAGCCTAATCTTGATTGGCAATTGTATTATCAACAATGTCATCAGCGATTTTTGAATTATTGGCTTAATTTTGTGCTTGAAAACCCGCGTGATCTCGCTGCTTTTGAGCTGGATGCTGATAATATTTATAATGCTTTGGCAACCGCCTATAACGAAAATCATTCACAATTTTTAGCCAGTGCTGCGGCATTTAGCTATTTTATTGAATATAGTAGCGATATTGAGCGTCGGCATAATTTATCTAATTGGGCAGTTGAAGCCACCCAAACCAGTAATGATCATCAAAGTGCTGCTTCAGTATTGTTGTACGCTGGCCGTTTAGCAACATTTTCTAAATCGTATGCGGTAGCAATGAATTATTTTGAGCAAGGCTTACAACGGGCACGCCAAGCCCAATCACGCTTAATCGAAGCTAGTCTATTAAATGATTTAGGAGCAAGTGCGATTAACCAAGGCTTTTATGATCAAGCCTATGCCTATTTAGAACAGGCCTTAGAAATAGCCCAAGCGCATCAGGATAACGAACTAATTGCCGATATTTTGGTCAAACGTGGGGCTGCTTATTCCAATCGTGGAGCTTACGATGCTGCGCTTGCCGACTTGCAAGTGGCCCTAGCCGCAGCTCGATTAACAAATTATATTGATGTGATAGGTAAGGCCTTGGCTTTATTGGGAACAGTTGAAACCAATCGTGGCAATTATTCAGCAGCTAAAGCTTATTTTTCCGAAGGATTGACGATCTGCCGCCAGTTGAATATTCCTGAGCGGATGAGCGAGTTGTTGAATAATTTAGGCGTGATTTGTATGCGCCAAGGGCTTGATGATCAAGCTGAGGCCTACCTCAACGAAGCTTTTGAAATTGCTCGTAGCCAAGGCCAACAAGAGCGGATGAGCTTTTTATTGGTCTATTTGGGTAGCATCAGCAACCATAAAGGTGCATATGAGCAAGCGTCTCAGCAGCTTAATCAGAGTTTAGCGCTAGCCCGTCAGGTTGGCAATCAATTAATTATCGCGTTCTCGCAAGGTCATTTGAGCGAAACGCTTCGGCGGCAAGCTAAGTATGCTGAGGCCTTGGATGTGGCTAACGCTGGCTATTCGATTGCAACCAGCCTGAATATTCCCTTAATTATTTGTCTTTATTTGCATAATTTTGCTGAGCTTGGGCTGGTGCAAGCTGATTATGGCTTAGCTTTGGAAAAGTTTCAGCAAGGCTACGAGCAAGCCAATGCGATTGGCCTCAAAGAGTGGCAAGGCTTGATGGGCTATGGCTTGGCTCGCACCTATTTGGCCCAAGCGCAGCCTGAGCAAGCCTTAGAATTCGGTCAGGCTAGTTTAGCAATATTGCAGGCAATCGGCCATCGCCGCACCAACGAAGTTCAAGCATGGGTCGCCCAGCTAACGCCGCTATAA